The Homalodisca vitripennis isolate AUS2020 chromosome 7, UT_GWSS_2.1, whole genome shotgun sequence DNA segment GTACAGTCTACATTCGCTTCTAACCTAGATATGAAAATATAGGTAcctatatttttcaataacttgtAGGCCTAGCTTGTTATAATTTAACAATGCACGACCGGTAAAGTAAACAGGCTTTTTATTCTTACGCTGAGGGCATGGATCTTTGTCTTTTCTGTGCATTACCTTAATAAACTTTTGTCAGAGCCTTTTCTAGCCGAATTCTCGGAGTTCACTGTTTCAGATTCATTAAACGTTCTTGCAGGCCACTCTAcagaattgattttatttaaagtacaaacTTGAGACTCTATAGAAGTGCTTTTTCTTTCAAGGCGTTAAaagcacaaaaattaaaaaaaagaaagtaaagaaaACTTTAGGATAAGATAGCGGTAAGTGTGGATGTATAATCAAtttcgttttaatttatttgataagacTCTAGCTGTTTTGATTTCAACAGGTTACAAATCATAATATTTTggaactaaatattaaaaaggtctagaaatgaataatttgtttattctctgtccaacaaatatttgtttgatgTATTGCGAGTGttgtaaaatagatttttaatctctctattaccattttttttaatagactaatataaaaaacagtttgaaaataaaatatattaaattgaatgCACACCTTACATGCACCACAACCAATAATttaatctatctatatatataaaaatgaatgtttgtatgtttgtcctttatggaatcgtgaactattggaccgatcatgatgaaaatttgtacgtatatgtatttttccacggagaaggtttataagctatgcccatccctttcccaattcaggattccgccccactggttacagaaatacccataagaaatgcattgcagcaaacatatgttaacgtcttttcaaatttttaatcagctgttctttgtaaacatatattacacttatagttttaaagcatagagtaagcttaagagaaacgacaaattttgtttaaactgtttttgcaatcactgttaaacatagactttactatccagataatacaattcaaatttgacgtaaaaattcacctttaactgcaatatttatttaatataaaccatgctcatgcttgatcagaagagtaatgcagatatcataattactatcttacgttggctacaaatataaagaatgttataaaatcaaccttagttgtttttttttgacagaagtatggttctcaaaactccgtgtgtacatattctctcgatcgagacaacaaagcaagctcaatcgtggcatcggagatataactaatttaatctaaaatttattatagtaaaaaaaaaaatttactaagtaatataaggacttcggttcttaagatttgcgtgcgaagccgtgggtaacagctagatagaggcaggaatatggtacataccttcataatacgcccaagaggctcacgatggaacgactatcaattatctcagcaatgtttagaatgtgatagaaaaagaataagtgaatatagtgtactgttttcaacgggaaattgcgtgcgaagccgcgggcaacttttgcaaaaaattattgaaatgcgcagcaaagcgcgccgggcccgctagacTGAatgttgtaaaatagttttttaatctctctattaccattttttttaatagactaatataaaaaacagtttgaaaataaaatatattaaatttaatgcacACCTTACATGCACCACaaccaataatttaatatttatttatataataaactgtgATTCTTACcaacctttttttatttctggCCAGTCTTTCCTGTCGAATCTGAAGTCTTCATACTCCTTTCCTAAATAAGCTAGCAGAAATCTGATTGGCTCGGCAAGCCCAATGATAGGAAAATAGGTGAGCTTAATTTGTGTGGCCATTGTCAACAGTAAAAATGGTACACTAGCTGCACATACACTGGACTAACTAGATATGTCAGATGATTGACAGTGTTATCAAGGATTATGAAGGCTTTTAAAATACCAGCTGTTATTGAGCACTACAGCTGATTAGATCATCTTTGGAGTCAAGGTCAAATTGGTACTCCTATTACATATTCACTCATTTATTTTATGAGTTGATACATTCATATCCTAAGACTGTATATCTCATTGATCTATGAAATATTAAcagtagtataaaataatttataatgtagaCAAGGTAAAATACAAAACTGAATTATTTTTCATGGACTTGCCAAAAACACCAGGGCAAAAATGGCACATAGTGTAGAGCTGAGAAAAAATGCATAGCATTTTCTTGCTTTTTTATTGATGTGAGTTCTTTTTTTATGTATGGTAAATAAGTGTACTAttattagatataataatttttaacaaaaatctattttaaaaaattgtatatataaaaaatgtttaaacaaatatttttacgtttagacattttcatttcaaaaagattttatttcacagtattgaAAAAATTCACAAGAGACtggtacaaaacaaaaacatcaaaccATATAAAACCATCAATCATGAAATGttgacaaacttaaaaataagtaaataataatataatcttcaaacaaacaaaatgtaaacagTGAAAAAGATTTGATAGAAAGGTTGAAAAAATAGTTGTTCCTAAAACTGCTCAATTTTATTCAATGCATATTTCTTACGATATtcacaaaatttgaagaacttatTTTTACGAATACAGAAAGCACAACCAATTCAATGAAATGTTGTGTAAGCACTTTTTAACATACTTTCTCAAATGTTTATCACTAAAACCACATTCTGCATACTTTCGTGAATTTATAAGAATtacactataaataattaattctgaaatttattatatttctaaaaaaggtAATATTACcattttacataaacaatgaGACTTACTCTTACAATCCttctatttaaattcatattttcacTCACTGGAGATTTTTCCCTACAATGTTGACTCGTATTTGACTAATAATGACATTATTCAACAAGGATAAACAACAGGTTTCAATCACGCAAACTCAACAATTGATCAACAGTCAATAATGATTGATGTTGATATCATCTGACGTGATATTGGGCTAAAAGGGTACATGTATACTTGTAAATGAAAAATCTATCTTTGTCACCAGCTTGTTGAAATTTATCTCCACAATAATACGTGTTTTCTATCAaagttgattttatattattttttaaagtaaattagaCCATTAGTAAGTTTTAAGTATAAAGCgagttaattgtaataatacactCCAGAAAGTATCAGTTGGTACCTGTGAGTCTAGAGAAATTACCGTGCCCAatgaaaaatctgtaaaaatatcaaattactcTCATATTTCATGATACGTTTTACATACCATAAtggtcataaaataaaataggtttcatcATATTTGATTAGATCTATGCTGTAAGTCTAACTGTTCTTTTCTGTTCCAGGAATGCAAGAGGAAATCCATGATTCTGTAAGACGTTACAGATTAGAAATATCCATGGTAAACCATTATCAGAGCCTTTTTGTCCAGTAATGGACACAAACTGCGGAGTGCAAAACTAATACAactttgtgaatgttgagtttacctccagttcaccttcctcttagtgcaacgaCTGGAATCTtatgctgtctcagacttgtggaatctggagtcatgttcgtctgaagagatcaaaagaaatccgtgacgaagaagctcaaaatgaagtctttacatcgttttgacatcagaacCTTTGACTGCGGAAGATTctagatgctgcactaagaggaaggtggactggagctaaactcaacattcacattgaatcaacccttcccactgtAGCTACATTATGTATAATACAACTTTAATTCACACAAAGCCCTGAAGAAAATTCTATGGTGGGCTACTGTCAAGAGTCGGTtccaaaaactaattaaaaaaattaattaagaatctCAGTGATTAGAGTCaacaactttaattaaaaattggagaaataaaaatactcctaagttcaataatttcatttcttttttaatttccaaaatatatcgCTTTAAAAACAAGACATTCTATTTCACTTTGTTCACACCACAGAGGCGTAACTAAGGGGAGAAGATGAGGGAATAAAACCACcccaaaaaagatttaaaaatatatgtataatggcaatccaacttgtttgaaatacactAGTCAAAAGTTTCACTTTCAATtatgtttactaaatttattaaaatttagatttattcaggTTTATTCCGTACCCCGTTTCCCCCCCTCTCCCCAAATCACAGGTGTGGTGTGTTTTTCAATCGAATTCGTCCCCCCAAAAGCAAGTCCTAGTTGCACCACTGACGCACCAGTTTTGTTTCCAGTTTAAtcactgttatttaaataaatgtatcatcACGGTAAGGTCTCATTTTCCGGGATATTGATACACTTTCAATTACTGTATACaaagtaacaattaaatattgttaaaataaaatattttgtagctgTGAGTAATcccattttaaactatttattttactattaatggTGACAAATTAATCGAAAttacctaattatttttaaaatgttggtttCAAGTCAAAACTCCTGTTTTCTTGGAAAAAATCATTTaacaagtataaaaaaatcaacaattttgaattgtaattgtgtaattgaaaaaaaaaacagggttATTACATGAAATGATTTAGTTATTCACAATGAGATTTACAaacacaatttcattaaaatcagaTAATTCAAATACAAACTGCTGGATTGCatcatgtttcaataaaaaatcaataaattcaatGTCATAAATTtagcaaaaacattttacagacatgaagtacatattattttgtaggtactataacatttttacactATGGAAAATGATTTAAGTTATTTAAGAATCCGTGCTCAAATTCAGTCTGTTCACATTGGCTTAGAGAATCTCTGAACTGACATTCCCACTTAAAAcctaaatttcatattttagccataacaatattttctttacatgtacatataataaacctaaaacaaaattcaaaacaatgtatgaaaaaagttatattttatactacagcATTAAAAAAAGCAATTGGTCTGCAATTCATGACATACAAAACATCATTTTCTGACATTGTTCTAACAATAttacactttactataatataagaatataaaaatataactacacACATAACtgatgatataaattaatatatttatgattaaaacagtcaaaactattaaaaactaatacaatataaacattttaaatcttacgGTATAACATTTACaagtatagttttatttgaaatgtcaAAGTTATCTCTATTATCACCCCAAATACTAAAATTacgtaaacttattttaaaagttgtttttcaaaaccatacaattttaaaagtttaatacttaaaatgtgTGGTTCTCAAACATTCTAAATTGAAATAgcagaaaacattttaatatattgcaGCAGACGTTAGGGCACTGTGACGATGATGATTCTTAATAAAGTACTCTTTGATGGAAGGAAGattgtgtacatttttaaatatggttGTAAATGGTTGATTCCACTGGGAATGGACAATGTCCTTTCCCAACATCTCATTCAGGAGGGGGTAGAGCCCATAGAAGAATATGTCAGCCCAAGACAGCTAGAACAAAACGCAGTTTTAAGAGCTCTTGGATAAACAGCAATAAAACAAGACTCTCactgataattaatttattaattaataaaatagaacttATATATTCTTATTGACCAATCTGGAgctggtttaaaaatattatttaccgcATGCGCCATCTCCTAATATAAATGGCAggacattttgtaatttaaaattttaatgtttatggaatctttttgtttgttttagttagTTGCTTACTTTCAAGgtcaaactaaaaaattaattacaatacattttttatatactttggtAAAAAACCTGATCTTGAGAACATGTAaacacataaatacatacatttatacgATTAAGATCATGGTATAAGACATACAATATTACTGACTATAAGGATTAGATACTTCCAGATGTGTTACAGATCTCAAATCTGTTACACTATTTCATTTGCAGGTATTTCATCTTGAAATATCAGATTGAAGTGACGATGATCACTCAACAGTTTTGAGGGTCTTCGTTGTTCACTCAATGCATTGCTCATTGCACTTAATCCTAAGAGGACTTTTGCGCTTGCTTCCAGAATGAAAGGATTTCAGGATGGATAAGGGTGTAGAGGATGCCTACTGTTGAAAATTCATGAGTAGGGATAACGGACtctatatctcagtcatgttaCTTTGGAAGAGACTTAAGGGAGACTAGCTTTGTTCCATCTTCCTCCAGTCACAGAGGGTAGATGAAGTACTCTCTTGTGTTTAGCGTTTAAAACAATGGGAGCTCTACCCATTCCAACAGTCAGTTACTGTCTTGACACTTGTAAGTATACAGATGGTAaccataataatacataaaagcatgtaaaaaaatgaaacaaaatatttataaaaataaattttttacaacttatttacCTTATCAATCAAGAAACTTTTGGCTCCTGCCATGTCACTTAGCTTATTGATGTAGTAGTAAAAGTTCTTGTAGACAAAATCTCTCAGCCCTTCTTTTACGCCAGGAAGTGGTTCATAATAATACATTGCCAGATCTGAAAGAAcatcagttttacattttattacagtaacaTCATGAAACTTATGGAAAAGACAAgtgatgtaataataatatagattataaaatgattttcagAAGTTCTGATTTGTTAATTATAGAACTAGGGGTTCCCCAAGGTTGTGCGCTTCGACCCaatttgtttatagattttttaaattatttagctcTACTACATGAGTTCTTTAAGCTGATGATGGTACAGTGGGTTAAGTTGGAAACTTATTCCAATGTTTGTGACTGACCTTAATAAAGATTACAGATATCTAGCGGATATCTTAAGACAGCCCTGTTGAAGGTCTGATACAGCGAGAATGGATGGAGTGTGGAATTTCTCTCACTAATTACCCTTGAAGGTTTCATAATCAAGGCTATTACTGACCTAGGTAAGCCTTAAGATATCACACTCTCTATGTAAAGTCTATGTAATTTACTTGCTGTAATGATTACACCTCTATCCCAAGAGCTTCCTAGTCTGTTGTTGCAAGAAAAGATTGAGCTGTAACTATCCAATGATAAGAGGGGTCTTCCCAAATCTGACTTTAAAATATCATGCCATCCCAGTGAACTAAATAAAGTGCATCAGTATTTTACACACTTTATCGCACCTGTGGTACTCATATGGTAAAACTTGTTTCTGTATTGATCACTTTgtaaaatacaagattttatGTTCTCTATTACCAACTTGGAGGTAATAAGATCGCCTAAATCAGTTCACAGAGCTATTGGAGGTAGAAACTTGTTTGACCTGAAAGGGTTGCTATTTAACACAAAATGGGAAAAAGTGTACACCTCTTTGGACTCGGAAGAAGCTTACAAGAACTTCAAAAACATAGTAACAGTTGCCCTAGATACTGCGTGCCCTCTCATATCTGCCCGAAGCAAAAAGAGAAAACCAAAACACCTTGCTGATGCAGAAGCACTAATGCTCAAGAATGAATTCCTAGCTTATCTTAACGAGTACGAAACTACAGGAAATCTTGATGACAGAAACAAAACGATGGATTTGAAAAAACCTATGACCAAAAACTGAAAACTCTAAGAAGCCAAGCTATTGCTAAGAAAATTTCcagaaaacaaatctaaaacaatttgAGAAACAATTAATACTGTCCGATCAAAAAAAAATAGACACCTCACCTGAATTAAAACTAACCATCGATGGAAGACCTGTTGAGGTTGCATATTTGGTTGCTGAACATTTCAATAACTACTTCACCAACATAGCAAAAAACAccattaatctcaaaaagaacacTTCAAGAAAACCAGTTGAACTTTTCGTGGGAACTCACATTAATGAACTCAGCTCACTAAGACCCACAACTCAAGAGTAATTAAGATCAATTCTAAAgagctttaaataaataaactcagcTGGAATTGATGACATATccacaaaaatactaaaactctGTGCAGAAGAACTTATCCGCCCCCTTACTGACATAGGtattcaataaatctttcaacAAAGGTCTCGTTCCCTCAgcactaaaaatatcaaaaatctatCCTAAATTTAAGGCTGGGAGCAAAGCAGAATTAAGTAACTACAGACCCATCTCATTACTACCAATAGTTTCAAAactttgtgaaaaaatatttctcaTCAGGCTATTAGAACATTGTAATGTGAACAACCTGATAAGTAGTTCTCAGCATGGTTTCATCAAAGGCAAGTCTACTATAACAGCAATGACTGACTTAGTGGAATCAGTGACTGATAgcatagaaaatggaaacctgaCTACAGCTGTCTTTCTGGACTTAAGTAAAGCCTTCAACTGTCTGGGACATGACTTCATAGAGAAGAAACTAAAAGAATTGAGTGTAACAGCAACAGCCTTGAAATGGTTTGAAAGCTACCTCAAAGACCGAAGTCAAGTAGTTGAACTAAAATCAAATGAAAAAGAACTAACCAAAGCAATCCAATCTCAACCTCAGCCTATACAAagaggtgtgccacagggatctgtgcTGGGCCCAGTGCTGTTCATTCTCTTTACTAATGACCTTCCAGAATACTTACATGAATCTCTAAAACTttgatgtatgctgacgatacaactttTACTTGACAACAATACACCATTGCTGTCAACATGGCATATCAATATTGTGATGGCAATGACTTAATGGTTAACCCCTCTAAAACTAACCAACTAGGGTTTGGGAGAAGAGCAGGAAAAATTAACTGTCTACCAGATGTCAACTTGGTTGAACAAACCAAATTCCTCGGAATCATAATTGACTCAAGCTTATCCTGGACTCCTCACATTGACCAGCTCTGTAATAGGCTAAACTCAAGCCTATATGCACTCAAGCAGGTTAAAACCATCGGTGACTTGACGACAGCATGTACTGCCTATTTTGCTCTGTTTGAGATACGGTTTAGCTGTTTGGGGAGGGACATCAAATGCTAATATGATCAGAAATCTGatactccaaaaaaaagcagttAGAATTCTTGCAAATCTCCATTCCCGGGAGAGCTGCAGAGAGGCCTTTGCAACATTAAAGATCTTGACCGTGACAGCTCTCTACATCCAAGAAGTTGTCCTGTACGTTGATAGAGAAAACCTATCAAGACTCGAAGACCTACACTACTACAATACCCACAACTCAACGATGTATCCACTTCCCACTCATCACTTAGCACAGTACGagaaaaaaaccatcctacataggAAGAAAGCTGAGCAACTGTCTGCCAACACAAATAAGAACGAAGAGTGGGAAACAGCTCAAGTTCGAACTCCGAAAACTGCTCTCACGCCAGGCCATCTACACGCTCGAAGAGTTCTACCAACTGACCAATCATGGACTTTAATGCTCTATGCAAAACGTTACAAGTTACCAATTAATTTAACTGCCttttgacactatctctgtacttaatgtatatgaataaagaaaatgttGACTTTGacttctcttaggacaagaagcttataaattacacttagtcctataagaaccttagcactgattccggagtgacaggatattcagggtgggtaaggttagggggtaggggccgcctcctatcgagatccatgaggaagaattagtgcactaatctcaaagtcatgttcccccggaagaaggggatgCCATctctgaaccagtctctccagtcaaagcacgCAGGGGTAGCACACTCTTGTTGAGGTTatcaagaacctctgatacttagggaacaaactccaacagtcatctcccgcagtagactagacctatcaaattacccttgcacatcagaatctcaacatttgcggtaaGTGATGTGccactactggacatccataaggttgcccagatttatgTGACACAttagtttttgctgtgcccagtgtaggttcaactggaaggtataaaccagccaaaagtgatccctgctgggtaaaaaTACAAGTTACATGGACCCCAAAATCGTACTTCACAATACCTAATAACATAGTAAGCATGACATGCTTAAATTCAACTAAACAATATAAGGCTccttaaatgtaattttctttttccAACACCAGTTTCATTTAGATTCTTCCTAACATGATACAAGCTTATTCGGTATCATGTTAAAAAAAGCTAAGTCAAAAATTTTGTCTGTATTACGGAACAGTATTCTGTTCCCTATTTTCTTCCCATTAACAGGCATGACATTTTGATTTAAGAAATGCCGGTAAGGAATATTGGTGTTTCAGAATTGACCCCAGCAACTCACCTTGTCTCATGTCCTCAATTGTATCAACAATGATGTCTATCTGAAGATTCTCATGACTGTTCTTGCCCCAGAGTTCATCAGCGCCCCACACACAAGCAAGGTAACGGCAGATGTTCTTGATTCGTACAATTTTCTTGCCGTCCTGCTCCACCAGCACAGGGCTCATTCCGAAAGGGGTTACTGAATCATACAACCACAGagtttcttgtaaatattaaactttatttaaactcgTCGTCCAGCTATTTAAACATAACATAGATGTGAATGTGAGAttagctccacttcaccttccgcttactgcagtgtctggaatctgacactgtcacagaattgactcttggaatctggagtcatgttggTTTGAAAAGATCCAATAAAattggtgacaaagaagctcaaaattaactctttacattgttttggcatcagagacacctagactacaacaTGTAGTTTAATCTAGGTGAATGGATATTCGCATTGTATAATCAGGTGCAGAATTGAGAATTATAACACCTATTCACCAAGATTAgactatattttcatattttgttgtgtaggtgatgtcaaaacgatgtaaagagttcattttgagcttcttcgtcattaACTTTTTTCGGATCTCCAAGAGATTCCAAGAGATTCTCCAGATTCTGTGACAGactcagatttcagacgctgcactggaAATAAACTCAATGttcatattaaatcaaaactTCCCACCACAGTTACGTTATAACTTGAGcactctgttttttttttgtctttggAATTCAGACTGCACTGACTTAAGGCAACAGATAAGTAtagtaagaagaataaattaaatctaagAATCTAGAGCTGACTGAGGAAATCCTGGAGTGGAAATCAGTAGGAAAATACCTAGGGATGGTTCTTGATACAAAAACTCACATGGAAAAAATGTTGatgatattattagtattaatactgGTTCACCCAACAACTAGAGTCACAATTGAGTCAAACTGATATCACTCACCTGCTTTGTGTTTCGTGTTCCATTCTGTTTCAGTACAGAATTCCACTGTGTACGATAAATTCAGATACTCCATTAAAAGAATGACAGGTTCAACAAGCatttcttgattcttgagtgCGATTAACTGGTATTGGAACTGTGTCTCGTTAGATAAGTCCATTTTTTAAGATGAATTATATCtaacaaagaaattatataaaagagaCAATACATGTTGAAAATAGgcaaataagaatataataatcaGGAtgcttttgttttcaaaatcacttTCAGTTATTGAGTGGGAATCACTGATTTTTACACAAATGTTAAGTTAAATGTAGtggatttagttttaaattattcaacacTGTACAATAGTaatctttataaaacataattaatttttctgttaaaaacagattcaaattttaaattattgacggccaaattaataatttaataactactgAAGAGTTAAAGAAtattacacattttcataatacagaatattatttaaagaattataatttaataataataataatgaacatgttcactcaaaaactgaaaaaaatcacGTTGCAAGTTTATGAGGAAATGTGGCACACTGTTACAATGTGTAAAATGTGTTGCAATAGAGTCCAAAACAATGTCTATCTCATTATTAGCATGTGGAAATAAGGATAGGCTACAATGCTGaccaattttgaaaatattagctCTTATTTCGTCTTTGAAATTTTCCAGCACCTGAATAGCATTGAATTCCCTACATAgagacacatttttaaaattatgtggtGAGTTTTCTTTAATCAGACACCTCtgcaattaattttgaaaattacagaatttttaaatccttttaaaacatgctctttattataaactttaaaataataaccaatttatatttttactccaAATTAGCCACAAGAGGGGCAGAAAACCAACACATAATAAAGGATGAGGTGCAAACTTGGAAACCCCACTTAGTAAAATAGTTCAGAAAgatatacaagtatttttaacacttaaaatatgttaaataataaaatcataccattttttttttattcatagaattCTAAGTTCTTAGAATTCTGATcaatgtattctattttaaacACCCTCACTCTATGTCTAGTTGTTTATGTGATTTTCCAATCTCTCCTAGATAAATTGGATGATGAAACATATTGTGctttattcagaataaaaaatatatggcataggacaatataaatattaaatagcaaaaaataGTGTCATTGGCTATGAGACTCCTCCCAAAGGAAGCTAATAGAATTTATAAGATCaccatcaaacataaaaaatttttctatgtTATGATTAAAATAGGAATACTGTATTGTAAGTAATTTCATACTCTCACCCATGGCATGCAGTTTTGGTGGGGGTTTCAATCCCCCCTCCTAAAATTTAGGAGGAATATGTCTTTGATACACATACCTAAAATTTAGGAGGAATATGTCTTTGATACACATACAAacactttataaacatttttttattttaccatttaaacAATGCAGGCTTGTGGAACACTCCCCCAAAATATGTTTGCA contains these protein-coding regions:
- the LOC124366382 gene encoding glutathione S-transferase-like; this translates as MDLSNETQFQYQLIALKNQEMLVEPVILLMEYLNLSYTVEFCTETEWNTKHKAVTPFGMSPVLVEQDGKKIVRIKNICRYLACVWGADELWGKNSHENLQIDIIVDTIEDMRQDLAMYYYEPLPGVKEGLRDFVYKNFYYYINKLSDMAGAKSFLIDKLSWADIFFYGLYPLLNEMLGKDIVHSQWNQPFTTIFKNVHNLPSIKEYFIKNHHRHSALTSAAIY